In Kryptolebias marmoratus isolate JLee-2015 linkage group LG20, ASM164957v2, whole genome shotgun sequence, a genomic segment contains:
- the LOC108238655 gene encoding piggyBac transposable element-derived protein 4 yields the protein MSKCIKKMKYTAQVVLERVTKRESDVSDQETTEKASVACPVDSMEEDGDVVRVKVKLESDTEWEPATQTKKKDETTSGSEDEENPNPFWPRARARANARASAGASARARARARARASARGRGSVRRSRGRRVGGSDRDQTSAPGAERWCSVDEPDITPPQPTFCPSRPPGPQLIKTASYSAVELFQLFFTNASLLTIVQNTNEYGRAHCTSPSSAWTDITLQDMFSFLSVVLYMGVVKCPNLTDYWRGGNLYNLPFPQSVIPGKKWLRILQALHLSSKEDEVANEERRGTPAFDRLGRIKPLYEEMREACRRNFHPSQEIAIDERMVASKARVFQYMKSKPVRWGFKLFVLADSSNGYTWDFFVYEGKSENTSGRGLGYDSVMKLVNPSALGTGYKLFVDNFYTIPVLFDDLLKQRIWACGAIRTSRAGFPKTALNALEPACPRGTVRWLRKGSLLFVQWRDTKDVSLCSTMHTAHGSEKINRKIKIEGGGWSVQGVPLPPAIKDYNRCMGRVDVSDARIGYYQVLHKTRRWYKTFFYHFIDIAVVNAFLLHKELCKAKGQVPMNQKVFRETLAEQLMGLGTQRSVPAAEQSAANKPHHLLVYISDDRTDGRLKCRMCHSKTAVKCGTCNKPLCFVPQRNCYNKWHTKEEEESEGE from the exons atgtcaaaatgtATCAAGAAGATGAAATACACCGCCCAGGTAGTTTTGGAGCGGGTCACGAAAAGAGAAAGCGACGTCTCGGACCAAGAAACGACCGAGAAAGCGAGCGTTGCGTGTCCTGTGGACTCCATGGAGGAGGATGGAGATGTTGTCCGTGTTAA GGTAAAACTTGAATCAGACACAGAGTGGGAACCTgccacacaaacaaagaaaaaggacgAGACGACCAGTGGTTCCGAAGACGAAGAAAACCCGAACCCCTTCTGGCCAAGAGCAAGAGCCAGAGCAAATGCCAGAGCAAGTGCCGGAGCAAGTGCCAGAGCAAGAGCCAGAGCAAGAGCCAGAGCAAGTGCCAGAGGCAGAGGGTCGGTGAGGCGAAGCAGAGGCAGAAGAGTGGGGGGCAGTGACAGGGATCAGACATCAGCTCCGGGCGCAGAGAGATGGTGTAGTGTTGATGAACCTGACATTACGCCGCCGCAGCCCACGTTCTGTCCGTCACGACCACCAGGACCGCAGCTCATCAAGACTGCTTCGTACAGCGCTGTGGAacttttccagctgtttttcaCAAATGCATCCTTGCTGACAATAGtgcaaaacacaaatgaataCGGCAGAGCACACTGCACGTCGCCGTCCAGCGCTTGGACAGACATAACCCTGCaggacatgttttcttttctttccgtGGTGCTGTACATGGGGGTCGTCAAATGTCCCAATCTGACCGATTACTGGCGGGGTGGCAACTTGTACAATTTGCCGTTCCCGCAGAGCGTCATACCGGGGAAGAAGTGGCTCCGGATCCTCCAGGCTCTTCACCTGAGTAGCAAGGAAGACGAGGTTGCGAACGAAGAGAGACGAGGGACACCAGCGTTTGACCGTCTAGGGAGAATAAAGCCACTGTACGAGGAGATGAGAGAAGCCTGCCGTCGGAACTTCCACCCAAGTCAGGAGATCGCCATCGACGAGAGGATGGTCGCCTCAAAGGCTCGCGTTTTTCAGTACATGAAGAGCAAGCCTGTTCGCTGGGGCTTCAAGCTATTTGTTCTAGCCGATTCCAGCAACGGGTAcacgtgggatttttttgtgtatgaGGGCAAGTCCGAAAACACCAGTGGCAGGGGGCTGGGTTACGACTCGGTCATGAAGCTGGTCAACCCGTCGGCCCTGGGCACTGGCTACAAGTTGTTTGTGGACAACTTTTACACCATTCCAGTGCTGTTTGACGATCTCCTTAAGCAGAGGATTTGGGCTTGTGGGGCGATCAGGACAAGCAGAGCAGGGTTCCCTAAAACAGCACTGAACGCCCTGGAGCCCGCGTGTCCCCGCGGCACCGTCCGGTGGCTCCGCAAGGGCTCCCTCCTCTTCGTGCAGTGGAGGGACACGAAAGACGTCTCCCTCTGCTCCACCATGCACACGGCCCACGGGAGTGAAAAAATCAACAGGAAGATAAAGATCGAGGGTGGAGGCTGGAGTGTCCAGGGTGTGCCACTTCCTCCTGCTATAAAAGATTACAATCG GTGCATGGGAAGAGTTGATGTGTCCGACGCGCGGATTGGATATTACCAAGTGCTCCACAAGACACGCAGGTGGTACAAGACGTTCTTTTACCACTTCATTGACATCGCGGTCGTGAATGCCTTCCTTCTGCACAAAGAGCTGTGCAAAGCAAAGGGACAAGTGCCGATGAACCAGAAGGTGTTCAGAGAGACGCTCGCCGAGCAGCTGATGGGTTTGGGCACGCAGAGGAGCGTGCCGGCGGCGGAGCAGAGCGCGGCGAACAAACCTCACCACCTGCTGGTCTACATCAGCGACGACAGGACCGACGGCCGCCTGAAATGCCGGATGTGCCACTCCAAGACGGCGGTGAAGTGCGGCACGTGCAACAAGCCCCTATGTTTCGTGCCACAGAGAAACTGTTACAATAAGTGGCACActaaggaggaggaggagagcgaaGGAGAATGA